The following are from one region of the Aquirufa lenticrescens genome:
- a CDS encoding helix-turn-helix domain-containing protein, translating to MEDYNKIIESLGVKFIKARNIRILQPIRIKNFYDVENSLLILYKGEVSFGEEETPVEEGDMLFIPGGKMISVTYGNAEKPKAVNNEEFMTHRELYFDQNTDPTQIGTQPNSFGMVAFEAKVFDSVNFFTSLDIPPFLIKRDDKLAATIREILEEDLSDAIGKGRIIKIKTEEIVIEVIRYIIENRLFVEQLATNSTYFKDPRLIDIFAYIKDHLGGDLSNKVLANVANVSEDYVGQYFKMLTGINPQDYIEYQRMEAAVGLLRTTKKSIRAIGSEVGYKDTAYFCRRFKMMFGIPAGKMRRRESLMNI from the coding sequence ATGGAAGATTATAACAAGATCATCGAGTCCTTAGGTGTTAAATTCATCAAAGCGAGGAACATTAGAATATTACAACCGATTCGTATCAAGAATTTCTACGACGTAGAAAATTCACTCTTGATATTGTACAAAGGTGAGGTTTCTTTTGGTGAGGAGGAAACACCGGTGGAAGAGGGCGATATGCTTTTTATCCCAGGAGGTAAAATGATCAGCGTAACCTACGGAAACGCAGAAAAACCGAAAGCGGTAAACAACGAAGAGTTTATGACGCACCGGGAATTGTATTTTGACCAAAATACAGATCCTACACAAATCGGAACACAACCGAATTCTTTCGGGATGGTAGCCTTCGAAGCGAAAGTTTTTGACTCAGTTAACTTCTTTACTTCGCTAGACATTCCTCCGTTCTTAATTAAACGTGACGATAAATTAGCGGCAACCATCCGCGAAATTTTAGAAGAAGATCTTTCAGATGCGATTGGTAAAGGACGTATCATCAAGATCAAAACGGAAGAGATTGTGATCGAAGTGATTCGTTACATCATCGAAAACCGTTTATTCGTAGAGCAATTAGCTACAAACTCCACTTACTTCAAAGATCCACGCTTAATCGATATCTTCGCTTACATCAAGGATCATTTAGGTGGTGATTTATCTAATAAGGTTTTGGCAAACGTCGCTAACGTTTCTGAAGACTACGTAGGTCAATATTTCAAGATGTTAACGGGTATCAACCCACAAGATTATATCGAGTACCAACGCATGGAAGCGGCGGTAGGATTACTTCGCACGACGAAAAAATCCATCCGCGCCATCGGTTCTGAAGTGGGCTATAAAGACACGGCGTATTTCTGCCGTCGTTTCAAAATGATGTTCGGTATTCCAGCCGGAAAAATGAGACGAAGAGAATCGTTGATGAATATTTAG
- a CDS encoding rod shape-determining protein: protein MGLFNFLSKDIAMDLGTANTLIIHKDQVVVDEPSIIALDRNTNKVLAVGRQAMMMHEKTNDNIKTIRPLKDGVIADFTAAELMMRGLIKMMDKGNSFFSPALRMVICIPSGITEVEKRAVKDSAEHAGAREVYMVHEPIAAAIGIGIDIEQPNGSLVVDIGGGTTEVAIISLSGIVVENSIRVAGDEFTRDIKDYLLREHKLVIGERSAEQIKIQVGSALPELENPPADFEIRGRDQMTGIPKEILINYSEIAYALDSSITKIEVAIMETLQRAPAELSGDIFHNGIHLAGGGAMLHGLDKRIEKKTQLKVHVADDPLKAVIRGTGEILKNLEKYRPVLIT, encoded by the coding sequence ATGGGATTATTTAATTTTCTTTCGAAGGATATAGCCATGGACTTAGGTACGGCGAATACCTTGATTATTCACAAAGATCAGGTTGTCGTAGATGAGCCCTCGATTATTGCGTTAGATCGCAATACGAACAAGGTTTTAGCGGTGGGTCGTCAAGCGATGATGATGCACGAGAAAACGAATGATAATATTAAAACCATTCGTCCATTAAAAGATGGTGTGATTGCTGACTTTACCGCCGCTGAGTTAATGATGCGTGGTTTAATCAAGATGATGGATAAAGGAAATTCCTTCTTTTCTCCGGCATTACGTATGGTAATTTGTATTCCTTCTGGTATTACGGAGGTGGAGAAAAGAGCCGTAAAAGACTCCGCAGAACACGCTGGAGCGCGTGAAGTATATATGGTACATGAGCCGATTGCTGCGGCAATTGGTATTGGAATAGATATTGAACAACCGAATGGATCTCTAGTGGTAGATATCGGTGGTGGTACTACAGAAGTAGCCATTATCTCATTAAGCGGTATCGTTGTTGAAAACTCGATTCGTGTCGCTGGAGATGAATTTACACGTGACATTAAAGATTATTTGTTACGTGAGCACAAGCTGGTGATTGGTGAGCGTTCAGCGGAGCAAATCAAAATTCAAGTAGGTTCTGCTTTGCCAGAATTAGAGAATCCTCCAGCAGATTTTGAGATCCGTGGTCGTGATCAGATGACGGGTATCCCTAAAGAAATCCTGATTAATTATTCTGAAATCGCTTATGCCTTAGATAGTTCGATTACGAAAATCGAGGTAGCTATTATGGAGACTTTGCAAAGAGCTCCGGCGGAATTATCCGGAGATATCTTCCATAATGGTATTCACTTAGCTGGTGGTGGTGCAATGTTGCACGGATTAGATAAGCGCATTGAGAAAAAGACGCAATTAAAAGTGCACGTGGCAGATGATCCGTTGAAAGCGGTAATCAGAGGTACGGGTGAAATCTTGAAAAACTTAGAGAAATACCGTCCGGTATTGATTACCTAG